From a single Diceros bicornis minor isolate mBicDic1 chromosome 6, mDicBic1.mat.cur, whole genome shotgun sequence genomic region:
- the LOC131406872 gene encoding double homeobox protein 4-like protein 4 yields the protein MDSSSSLSGRHPRGSRRRRTVLNPSQRDALQALFQQNPYPGIATRERLAQEIDIPEARVQIWFQNQRRRHLRQGRLGSRDSAGEGHPKEGRRQRTRITPSQTRILVQNFEKNRFPGIAAREELARLTGIPESRIQVWFQNRRARHPEQTRSGPVKALMQGPNARPPLAALQDQRICQEHNEHTGMAALPFQDSPQPDPDNPKQQLQDLAQPGTSHAMQQWGEAPQVVTAREEPQERAVLQPAHTDTHVWQQQVLSAKEPAPPPGQQHQRSAETSSLLDELLADAEVQEKAQPFLNGDLQAEEPPGTPEELLSGEEFQALLDMLQCSPGPPI from the exons ATGGATTCGAGCAGCTCATTAAGCG GCCGGCACCCAAGAGGATCCCGACGAAGGAGGACCGTTTTGAATCCGAGTCAAAGGGATGCTCTGCAAGCATTGTTTCAACAGAACCCCTACCCCGGGATCGCCACCAGAGAACGACTGGCCCAAGAAATTGACATTCCGGAAGCCAGAGTCCAG ATTTGGTTTCAAAACCAACGCAGGAGACATCTAAGGCAGGGCCGATtggggtccagagactctgcgggagaag gccacccaaaagaaggcaggagacagcGGACACGCATCACTCCATCGCAAACCAGGATCCTCGTTCAAAACTTCGAGAAGAACCGATTTCCCGGCATTGCTGCCAGGGAAGAACTGGCCAGACTAACAGGCATCCCAGAGTCGAGAATTCAG gtatGGTTTCAGAACCGAAGAGCTCGGcacccagagcagaccaggagtGGACCCGTGAAAGCCTTGATGCAAGGCCCCAATGCCAGGCCTCCTCTGGCTGCTCTGCAGGACCAAA GAATATGCCAGGAGCACAATGAGCACACTGGCATGGCAGCGCTGCCCTTCCAAGACTCCCCTCAGCCTGACCCTGACAATCCTAAGCAACAGTTGCAGGATCTGGCTCAGCCAGGCACATCCCACGCTATGCAGCAGTGGGGCGAGGCGCCTCAGGTTGTCACGGCCAGAGAGGAGCCTCAGGAAAGGGCAGTTCTGCAGcctgcgcacactgacacacacgtGTGGCAGCAGCAGGTGTTGTCGGCCAAAGAGCCCGCTCCTCCGCCAGGCCAACAGCACCAGCgctctgcagaaacctccagCCTCTTAGATGAACTCCTCGCAGATGCAGAGGTTCAGGAAAAGGCACAACCTTTTCTGAATGGGGATCTGCAGGCAGAGGAGCCTCCAGGAACACCGGAAGAACTTCTCAGCGGAGAAGAATTTCAGGCTCTGCTCGACATGCTGCAATGCTCACCAGGGCCTCCGATTTAG
- the LOC131406873 gene encoding double homeobox protein 4-like protein 4, translating to MDSSSSLSGRHPRGSRRRRTVLNPSQRDALQALFQQNPYPGIATRERLAQEIDIPEARVQIWFQNQRRRHLRQGRLGSRDSAGEGHPKEGRRQRTRITPSQTRILVQNFEKNRFPGIAAREELARLTGIPESRIQVWFQNRRARHPEQTRSGPVKALMQGPNARPPLAALQDQRICQEHNEHTGMAALPFQDSPQPDPDNPKQQLQDLAQPGTSHAMQQWGEGPQVVTAREEPQERAVLQPAHTDTHVWQQQVLSAKEPAPAPGQQHQRSAETSSLLDELLADAEVQEKAQPFLNGDLQAEEPPGTPEELLSGEELQALLDMLQCSPGPPI from the exons ATGGATTCGAGCAGCTCATTAAGCG GCCGGCACCCAAGAGGATCCCGACGAAGGAGGACCGTTTTGAATCCGAGTCAAAGGGATGCTCTGCAAGCATTGTTTCAACAGAACCCCTACCCCGGGATCGCCACCAGAGAACGACTGGCCCAAGAAATTGACATTCCGGAAGCCAGAGTCCAG ATTTGGTTTCAAAACCAACGCAGGAGACATCTAAGGCAGGGCCGATtggggtccagagactctgcgggagaag gccacccaaaagaaggcaggagacagcGGACACGCATCACTCCATCGCAAACCAGGATCCTCGTTCAAAACTTCGAGAAGAACCGATTTCCCGGCATTGCTGCCAGGGAAGAACTGGCCAGACTAACAGGCATCCCAGAGTCGAGAATTCAG gtatGGTTTCAGAACCGAAGAGCTCGGCACCCAGAGCAGACGAGGAGTGGACCCGTGAAAGCCTTGATGCAAGGCCCCAATGCCAGGCCTCCTCTGGCTGCTCTGCAGGACCAAA GAATATGCCAGGAGCACAATGAGCACACTGGCATGGCAGCGCTGCCCTTCCAAGACTCCCCTCAGCCTGACCCTGACAATCCTAAGCAACAGTTGCAGGATCTGGCTCAGCCAGGCACATCCCACGCTATGCAGCAGTGGGGCGAGGGGCCTCAGGTTGTCACGGCCAGAGAGGAGCCTCAGGAAAGGGCAGTTCTGCAGcctgcgcacactgacacacacgtGTGGCAGCAGCAGGTGTTGTCGGCCAAAGAGCCCGCTCCTGCGCCAGGCCAACAGCACCAGCgctctgcagaaacctccagCCTCTTAGATGAACTCCTCGCAGATGCAGAGGTTCAGGAAAAGGCACAACCTTTTCTGAATGGGGATCTGCAGGCAGAGGAGCCTCCAGGAACACCGGAAGAACTTCTCAGCGGAGAAGAATTACAGGCTCTGCTCGACATGCTGCAATGCTCACCAGGGCCTCCGATTTAG